Proteins encoded in a region of the Aptenodytes patagonicus chromosome Z, bAptPat1.pri.cur, whole genome shotgun sequence genome:
- the GRAMD2B gene encoding GRAM domain-containing protein 2B isoform X4, with protein MEYFDDRRKVDVARTKSSTDSPLLTMDIKSDSKIERKKRASNQLKANAHFHKLFLDVPIDEPLKQSFTCALQKEILYQGKLFLSENWICFYSKVFGKDTKISIPVLSVTLLKKTKTALLVPNALIIATVTDRYMFVSLLSRDTTYKILKSICRHLEDTTMGNSPNPSSAENSFTSDRPTTLPLDFNEDYSDLDGIVQQRRQEMEESSSTGSQTPELECFQDYHVVETQTHLKVSKTEAKSVRSDAHSKRGPDGKAQNSPRNGNSEAFRFFHKVKSQKLLSLNHVLIFYAVLVCVLIFSTFYMRYKISVLEERLISITSFDSHIKEHPVRQGLGSHLQINADALCDELTANLIKLEKIQNNLQKLLEDGE; from the exons ATGGAATATTTTGATGACCGGAGAAAAGTTGATGTTGCTAG GACAAAGAGCAGCACAGATAGCCCACTTCTGACAATGGATATCAAGAGCGACTCTAAGATTGAAAGGAAAAAACGTGCCTCAAATCAG ctGAAGGCAAATGCGCACTTTCATAAGCTGTTTCTAGATGTTCCCATTGATGAGCCACTGAAGCAAA GTTTTACCTGTGCTCTGCAGAAAGAAATTCTGTACCAAGGAAAGTTATTCCTTTCTGAAAACTGGATTTGCTTCTATTCCAAGGTTTTTGGTAAAGACACTAAG ATTAGTATACCTGTGCTCTCAGTGACACttttgaagaaaaccaaaactgccCTTCTTGTGCCAAATGCTCTGATCATAGCAACAGTCACAGATAGG tacATGTTTGTCTCCTTACTCTCCAGAGATACCACCTACAAGATATTAAAATCTATCTGTAGGCATCTTGAG GATACAACCATGGGCAACAGTCCAAATCCCTCTTCTGCAGAAAACAGCTTCACATCTGATCGTCCTACAACTCTGCCCTTG GATTTCAATGAAGACTATTCTGATCTGGATGGAATAGTGCAGCAGCGGAGACAAGAGATGGAGGAGTCCAGCAGCACAGGGTCACAGACCCCAGAGCTGGAATGCTTCCAAG ATTATCATGTTGTTGAGACACAGACTCACTTGAAAGTTTCCAAGACTGAGGCAAAGTCTGTCCGTTCAGATGCACACAGTAAACGTGGACCTGACGGAAAAGCCCAAAACAGTCCTCGAAATG GCAATTCTGAAGCCTTCAGGTTCTTCCACAAAGTGAAGTCCCAGAAGCTTTTATCTCTGAACCATGTACTTATATTTTACGCAGTTCT tgTTTGTGTATTAATATTTTCTACCTTCTATATGAGATATAAAATCAGTGTCCTGGAGGAACGTCTTATTTCCATCACATCCTTTGATTCACATATTAAGGA ACATCCAGTGCGCCAAGGTTTGGGATCTCATCTGCAAATTAATGCTGATGCCCTTTGTGATGAGTTAACTGCTAATCTTATAAAATTGGAAAAG atACAGAACAACTTACAAAAACTACTTGAAGATGGTGAATGA
- the GRAMD2B gene encoding GRAM domain-containing protein 2B isoform X3 gives MVLMTEQRCDAEEPKAARAAGRRENRGALRLSDGENGTDEKRKAGKSPTVLLQTPTSEMEYFDDRRKVDVARTKSSTDSPLLTMDIKSDSKIERKKRASNQLKANAHFHKLFLDVPIDEPLKQSFTCALQKEILYQGKLFLSENWICFYSKVFGKDTKISIPVLSVTLLKKTKTALLVPNALIIATVTDRYMFVSLLSRDTTYKILKSICRHLEDTTMGNSPNPSSAENSFTSDRPTTLPLDFNEDYSDLDGIVQQRRQEMEESSSTGSQTPELECFQDYHVVETQTHLKVSKTEAKSVRSDAHSKRGPDGKAQNSPRNGNSEAFRFFHKVKSQKLLSLNHVLIFYAVLVCVLIFSTFYMRYKISVLEERLISITSFDSHIKEHPVRQGLGSHLQINADALCDELTANLIKLEKIQNNLQKLLEDGE, from the exons tTCAGATGGAGAAAATGgaacagatgaaaaaagaaaggcaggaaaatcaCCTACTGTGTTGCTGCAGACCCCTACCAGTGAAATGGAATATTTTGATGACCGGAGAAAAGTTGATGTTGCTAG GACAAAGAGCAGCACAGATAGCCCACTTCTGACAATGGATATCAAGAGCGACTCTAAGATTGAAAGGAAAAAACGTGCCTCAAATCAG ctGAAGGCAAATGCGCACTTTCATAAGCTGTTTCTAGATGTTCCCATTGATGAGCCACTGAAGCAAA GTTTTACCTGTGCTCTGCAGAAAGAAATTCTGTACCAAGGAAAGTTATTCCTTTCTGAAAACTGGATTTGCTTCTATTCCAAGGTTTTTGGTAAAGACACTAAG ATTAGTATACCTGTGCTCTCAGTGACACttttgaagaaaaccaaaactgccCTTCTTGTGCCAAATGCTCTGATCATAGCAACAGTCACAGATAGG tacATGTTTGTCTCCTTACTCTCCAGAGATACCACCTACAAGATATTAAAATCTATCTGTAGGCATCTTGAG GATACAACCATGGGCAACAGTCCAAATCCCTCTTCTGCAGAAAACAGCTTCACATCTGATCGTCCTACAACTCTGCCCTTG GATTTCAATGAAGACTATTCTGATCTGGATGGAATAGTGCAGCAGCGGAGACAAGAGATGGAGGAGTCCAGCAGCACAGGGTCACAGACCCCAGAGCTGGAATGCTTCCAAG ATTATCATGTTGTTGAGACACAGACTCACTTGAAAGTTTCCAAGACTGAGGCAAAGTCTGTCCGTTCAGATGCACACAGTAAACGTGGACCTGACGGAAAAGCCCAAAACAGTCCTCGAAATG GCAATTCTGAAGCCTTCAGGTTCTTCCACAAAGTGAAGTCCCAGAAGCTTTTATCTCTGAACCATGTACTTATATTTTACGCAGTTCT tgTTTGTGTATTAATATTTTCTACCTTCTATATGAGATATAAAATCAGTGTCCTGGAGGAACGTCTTATTTCCATCACATCCTTTGATTCACATATTAAGGA ACATCCAGTGCGCCAAGGTTTGGGATCTCATCTGCAAATTAATGCTGATGCCCTTTGTGATGAGTTAACTGCTAATCTTATAAAATTGGAAAAG atACAGAACAACTTACAAAAACTACTTGAAGATGGTGAATGA
- the GRAMD2B gene encoding GRAM domain-containing protein 2B isoform X1 produces the protein MMRKGNSLEDSVLHSESQNSFQKSSNDTSVSPTESFGSVFISSDGENGTDEKRKAGKSPTVLLQTPTSEMEYFDDRRKVDVARTKSSTDSPLLTMDIKSDSKIERKKRASNQLKANAHFHKLFLDVPIDEPLKQSFTCALQKEILYQGKLFLSENWICFYSKVFGKDTKISIPVLSVTLLKKTKTALLVPNALIIATVTDRYMFVSLLSRDTTYKILKSICRHLEDTTMGNSPNPSSAENSFTSDRPTTLPLDFNEDYSDLDGIVQQRRQEMEESSSTGSQTPELECFQDYHVVETQTHLKVSKTEAKSVRSDAHSKRGPDGKAQNSPRNGNSEAFRFFHKVKSQKLLSLNHVLIFYAVLVCVLIFSTFYMRYKISVLEERLISITSFDSHIKEHPVRQGLGSHLQINADALCDELTANLIKLEKIQNNLQKLLEDGE, from the exons tTCAGATGGAGAAAATGgaacagatgaaaaaagaaaggcaggaaaatcaCCTACTGTGTTGCTGCAGACCCCTACCAGTGAAATGGAATATTTTGATGACCGGAGAAAAGTTGATGTTGCTAG GACAAAGAGCAGCACAGATAGCCCACTTCTGACAATGGATATCAAGAGCGACTCTAAGATTGAAAGGAAAAAACGTGCCTCAAATCAG ctGAAGGCAAATGCGCACTTTCATAAGCTGTTTCTAGATGTTCCCATTGATGAGCCACTGAAGCAAA GTTTTACCTGTGCTCTGCAGAAAGAAATTCTGTACCAAGGAAAGTTATTCCTTTCTGAAAACTGGATTTGCTTCTATTCCAAGGTTTTTGGTAAAGACACTAAG ATTAGTATACCTGTGCTCTCAGTGACACttttgaagaaaaccaaaactgccCTTCTTGTGCCAAATGCTCTGATCATAGCAACAGTCACAGATAGG tacATGTTTGTCTCCTTACTCTCCAGAGATACCACCTACAAGATATTAAAATCTATCTGTAGGCATCTTGAG GATACAACCATGGGCAACAGTCCAAATCCCTCTTCTGCAGAAAACAGCTTCACATCTGATCGTCCTACAACTCTGCCCTTG GATTTCAATGAAGACTATTCTGATCTGGATGGAATAGTGCAGCAGCGGAGACAAGAGATGGAGGAGTCCAGCAGCACAGGGTCACAGACCCCAGAGCTGGAATGCTTCCAAG ATTATCATGTTGTTGAGACACAGACTCACTTGAAAGTTTCCAAGACTGAGGCAAAGTCTGTCCGTTCAGATGCACACAGTAAACGTGGACCTGACGGAAAAGCCCAAAACAGTCCTCGAAATG GCAATTCTGAAGCCTTCAGGTTCTTCCACAAAGTGAAGTCCCAGAAGCTTTTATCTCTGAACCATGTACTTATATTTTACGCAGTTCT tgTTTGTGTATTAATATTTTCTACCTTCTATATGAGATATAAAATCAGTGTCCTGGAGGAACGTCTTATTTCCATCACATCCTTTGATTCACATATTAAGGA ACATCCAGTGCGCCAAGGTTTGGGATCTCATCTGCAAATTAATGCTGATGCCCTTTGTGATGAGTTAACTGCTAATCTTATAAAATTGGAAAAG atACAGAACAACTTACAAAAACTACTTGAAGATGGTGAATGA
- the GRAMD2B gene encoding GRAM domain-containing protein 2B isoform X2, with amino-acid sequence MMRKGNSLEDSVLHSESQNSFQKSSNDTSVSPTESFGSVFISSDGENGTDEKRKAGKSPTVLLQTPTSEMEYFDDRRKVDVARTKSSTDSPLLTMDIKSDSKIERKKRASNQLKANAHFHKLFLDVPIDEPLKQSFTCALQKEILYQGKLFLSENWICFYSKVFGKDTKISIPVLSVTLLKKTKTALLVPNALIIATVTDRYMFVSLLSRDTTYKILKSICRHLEDTTMGNSPNPSSAENSFTSDRPTTLPLDFNEDYSDLDGIVQQRRQEMEESSSTGSQTPELECFQDYHVVETQTHLKVSKTEAKSVRSDAHSKRGPDGKAQNSPRNGNSEAFRFFHKVKSQKLLSLNHVLIFYAVLVCVLIFSTFYMRYKISVLEERLISITSFDSHIKEHPVRQGLGSHLQINADALCDELTANLIKLEKNNLQKLLEDGE; translated from the exons tTCAGATGGAGAAAATGgaacagatgaaaaaagaaaggcaggaaaatcaCCTACTGTGTTGCTGCAGACCCCTACCAGTGAAATGGAATATTTTGATGACCGGAGAAAAGTTGATGTTGCTAG GACAAAGAGCAGCACAGATAGCCCACTTCTGACAATGGATATCAAGAGCGACTCTAAGATTGAAAGGAAAAAACGTGCCTCAAATCAG ctGAAGGCAAATGCGCACTTTCATAAGCTGTTTCTAGATGTTCCCATTGATGAGCCACTGAAGCAAA GTTTTACCTGTGCTCTGCAGAAAGAAATTCTGTACCAAGGAAAGTTATTCCTTTCTGAAAACTGGATTTGCTTCTATTCCAAGGTTTTTGGTAAAGACACTAAG ATTAGTATACCTGTGCTCTCAGTGACACttttgaagaaaaccaaaactgccCTTCTTGTGCCAAATGCTCTGATCATAGCAACAGTCACAGATAGG tacATGTTTGTCTCCTTACTCTCCAGAGATACCACCTACAAGATATTAAAATCTATCTGTAGGCATCTTGAG GATACAACCATGGGCAACAGTCCAAATCCCTCTTCTGCAGAAAACAGCTTCACATCTGATCGTCCTACAACTCTGCCCTTG GATTTCAATGAAGACTATTCTGATCTGGATGGAATAGTGCAGCAGCGGAGACAAGAGATGGAGGAGTCCAGCAGCACAGGGTCACAGACCCCAGAGCTGGAATGCTTCCAAG ATTATCATGTTGTTGAGACACAGACTCACTTGAAAGTTTCCAAGACTGAGGCAAAGTCTGTCCGTTCAGATGCACACAGTAAACGTGGACCTGACGGAAAAGCCCAAAACAGTCCTCGAAATG GCAATTCTGAAGCCTTCAGGTTCTTCCACAAAGTGAAGTCCCAGAAGCTTTTATCTCTGAACCATGTACTTATATTTTACGCAGTTCT tgTTTGTGTATTAATATTTTCTACCTTCTATATGAGATATAAAATCAGTGTCCTGGAGGAACGTCTTATTTCCATCACATCCTTTGATTCACATATTAAGGA ACATCCAGTGCGCCAAGGTTTGGGATCTCATCTGCAAATTAATGCTGATGCCCTTTGTGATGAGTTAACTGCTAATCTTATAAAATTGGAAAAG AACAACTTACAAAAACTACTTGAAGATGGTGAATGA